A part of Capsicum annuum cultivar UCD-10X-F1 chromosome 6, UCD10Xv1.1, whole genome shotgun sequence genomic DNA contains:
- the LOC107872893 gene encoding late embryogenesis abundant protein 18, which yields MQPIREKVSNAAAAGKEHVDIFKAKAEEKAEKAVARTSEEKRIAEEVRKAKEAQAKMELHEAKARHAAETLQSKQTYLGGIVGPHHHHGTTTPMVGTGQVGQQNPVMGSTVPTTGGTVAPSHPLGGYPPTHHGHT from the exons atgcagcccataagGGAGAAAGTAAGCAACGCAGCTGCTGCTGGCAAAGAGCACGTTGACATATTCAAAGCCAAAGCCGAAGAAAAG GCGGAGAAAGCAGTAGCAAGGACAAGTGAAGAGAAAAGGATAGCAGAAGAGGTGAGGAAAGCAAAAGAAGCGCAAGCTAAGATGGAGCTGCATGAAGCGAAAGCACGTCATGCGGCGGAGACGTTGCAATCAAAGCAAACTTATCTTGGTGGAATTGTAGGGCCACACCACCATCATGGTACTACTACTCCTATGGTTGGTACTGGTCAAGTAGGCCAACAAAATCCAGTGATGGGTAGTACCGTTCCAACTACTGGTGGTACTGTTGCTCCATCGCATCCTCTTGGAGGTTACCCTCCTACTCACCATGGCCATACTTAA
- the LOC107874041 gene encoding uncharacterized protein LOC107874041, whose protein sequence is MPHDQTPVIPKTSSIPPNQSIPTGQNMNAQSNTAAEATSSQRNVSASGWNHLPNALIPLHCLSKVKLILMGSTSFKSEVDPNGINWKGVSQDVKDGNFGEFKKNFYWDASVSEVVVKQQWMKKAALCYKNFISNIKKHRATVQSKFENDHVWKKWIELWQSDDCVKKSEINSKNHCGGQAAANFLLCFQQATTMTAICCYFSCKHLLLCHFVLQLYFLLVSLVFSLCFATMPRCLALKIGRDPTPSELHLHVHTHNHDGKSFVGERSRLLHERHEEIVQKKVQCESEIDQLETYYEAMGGAKKTRLFGLGSEAASYFGKKFCTSNSSTSSVPPLISIPTKNMEEFVKQLILALTTHFLPIVIERFGGIRV, encoded by the exons ATGCCACACGATCAAACACCGGTCATTCCTAAGACATCTTCTATTCCACCTAACCAAAGCATCCCAACAGGACAGAATATGAATGCTCAAAGCAACACAGCAGCTGAGGCAACATCTAGTCAGAGAAATGTATCTGCTTCAG GTTGGAACCATCTTCCAAATGCTCTAATTCCATTACATtgtctttcaaaagtgaagttAATCTTAATGGGATCAACgtctttcaaaagtgaagttGATCCTAATGGGATCAACTGGAAAGGTGTCTCACAAGATGTCAAAGATGGTAATTTTGGAGAATTCAAG AAGAATTTCTATTGGGATGCTTCCGTTAGTGAAGTTGTGGTGAAGCAACAATGGATGAAAAAGGCTGCATTATGTTACAAGAATTTCATTTCCAATATAAAGAAGCATAGAGCTACAGTTCAATCGAAATTTGAAAATGACCATGTGTGGAAAAAGTGGATAGAACTTTGGCAAAGTGATGACTGTGTTAAGAAGTCTGAGATAAATTCAAAGAATCATTGTGGTGGACA AGCTGCTGCTAATTTTCTGTTATGTTTCCAGCAAGCAACTACAATGACAGCTAT CTGCTGCTATTTTTCCTGCAAACACCTGCTGCTATGCCACTTTGTTTTGCAACTATATTTCCTGCTAGTTTCTcttgttttttctctttgttttgctACTATGCCAAGATGTTTG GCTCTTAAAATAGGTCGAGATCCAACTCCAAGTGAGTTACATTTGCACGTCCATACACATAATCATGATGGGAAATCTTTTGTTGGTGAGCGTTCCCGACTTCTACAT GAAAGGCATGAAGAAATTGTACAGAAAAAAGTACAATGTGAATCTGAAATTGACCAATTGGAGACATATTATGAAGCTATGGGAGGAGCAAAGAAGACAAGACTATTTGGTCTTGGATCTGAAGCTGCCAGTTACTTTGGTAAAAAATTTTGTACCTCCAATTCTTCCACATCATCAGTACCACCTTTGATTTCTATACCGACAAAAAATATGGAGGAATTTGTGAAGCAATTGATTTTGGCCCTTACTACTCATTTTCTTCCGATAGTTATTGAGCGTTTTGGTGGTATTAGGGTATAA